From the genome of Trichocoleus desertorum ATA4-8-CV12:
GGACAATTTTGTCGTCGGCCTCGGTTTGCTTTTAGTGTCAGCGATCGCTTGCTTCGAGCCCGTTCGTATCTATTGGCTTTAGAGAGTGGCCCAGTTGTGCCAGAGATTGCGGGGTTGAGCAGTACTGGATTTCTCTCTGTGGCTCAAGTCGGTGGGTGGTTCGCCAACCAAACCTTGCCGAAATCGGTGGTGATTTTAGGGGGTGATCCAACCGGGATTGCTCTGGCTCAAGCTTTGGTGCGGCTGAATGCTCAGGTGACGTTGGTGGTAGAGAGCGATCGCATTTTGCCCCACGAAGATGCAGAAGTGGCGTTTTTACTGCAAGCCCAGTTGGAAGCCACAGGAGTTCGCATTTTAACCGATACGCCTGTAACTCAGGTGCGGCAAATTGAGCAGCAAAAATGGGTGCAGGTGGGAAACCAGGCGATCGCTGCCGACGAAATTGTGCTGGCAATGGGGCAACAACCGCAGGTGGAGTCTCTTAATTTAGAAGCGGCAGGAGTGCAATGGTCAGCGCAGGGAGTTCGGTGCAACCAAAAATTACAAACCACAAATTCTAGAGTATATGTCTGTGGCAACCCGATCGCAGGTAATGTGTTGCCTCATGTCGCGCAATATGAAGCGGCGATCGCCCTCAAAAATGCGCTCTTTTTTCCGCGTTACAGAGCCAACTATCAAGGGATTCCTCTGACGTTGGCTACTGCTCCAGCCTTGGCGCGAGTGGGCTTGACAGAGCAAGCAGCTAGACAACGCTATGGTAAACAGGTATTGGTTCTACGGCAAGACTTTAAAGCCTTAGCGAAGGCGCAGATTCGGGGAGAAATCACCGGATTGTGTAAGGTGGTGGTGCATCGCAATGGCTCGATTTTGGGAGCCCATATCTTAGGGCCAGAGGCTAGTGAGTTGATGGCTGTGATGGCTCTAGCTATGCGGCAGCAGCTCAAGATTGAGGCGATCGCTGATTTAACGACTGCCTCCCCCACCTTTGCTGAAATCCTAAGCCAAACAGCCGTAGAATGGCAGCTACACCGCTTTAAGCACAACTCAATGTGGCAAAACTTTTTGGAAGCTTGGTTAAATTTCCGGCGATCGTGGTCTTCCTAGCGCCAAGTTAGCCGATGTTGCCAAGTCAGCCGAGTTTTAGACTCGCGCCAGTGTCACGGCTTCTGGTTGGTCTTGATATTTACCCCGGCGAGTTTCGTAACTAACCGCGCAGGGCTCACCTTCTAGAAATAGGAGTTGCACCACGCCTTCATTGGCGTAAATGCGGCAGTCAGCGCTAGAAGAGTTAGAAAACTCTAGAGTGAGGTGCCCGCGCCAGCCCGCCTCAGCAGGTGTGAGGTTGGCAATGATTCCTGCTCTGGCGTAGGTTGACTTGCCGATGCAAATAACTGTGGCATTGGTAGGAACTTCCAGCCTCTCTAGCGCGACTCCCAAGGCGTAAGAGTGGGCTGGAAGCACGAAATAGCTACCATTGCTGTCTGTGTGCAGCTTAGTCGGCTCTAAATTTTCTGGGTTGAAGTTCTTCGGATCTATCACAGTGCCGGGAATATGACGGAAAATACGAAACTCGGCAGGTGATAGGCGAATGTCATAGCCGTAGCTTGATAAGCCATAACTAATGACAGGTCGAATTGCTAAGTTGGCATCACCGGAAACTTCCCGAACCAACTGTGGCTCAAACGGCACGATCATGCCTTTTGCCGCCATTGCTGTAATCCATGTATCGTTCTTAATCATCCCGCTTCCCCAAACTCCGAATCCCATGTTTCCCAAAGCAGAGTTAAATTACACCCATAACTGTCACCAGGGCAATATTTCGTGCTAATTCGTGATGTCTAGCTGATCACCATGAGCCTGATTCGGCTAAGGTTGATGGCTGCGACGAAGCTCTGTGATTTGATCGGCAACGTCTAAGATCGCTTGCGGCATTTCTGGCCCAGTCAAAATCACATCTACATGGCTAGGCCGCTTCTGTAAAAAAGCCAGCACTTCTGTTTCTGCAATCAAGTCAAAGTTAATCGCCAAACTCAATTCATCTAAGACGACCAAATCATACTTGCCTTGCATCACCACGGCTTGTGTGTGGTGCCACAAATCTAGAAGCGATCGCATTTCTGTCTCATCTAGATGAGGGGTGTCGATGCAACGGGGCAAATCGCAGCGAATCCAATCCAGATTTTGCCCTAGCCGTACTGGATGATCGTAGCCTTGCCCAATTCCGCCTTTGAGAAACTGCACTACTAAGACTGATGTGCCTTGCCCTGCGATTCTGAGTGCTTGCGCCATCACACTGGTGAAGAAGCTGCGATGCGAACAAGTAAAAACCTGTACCAATCCTTCGATCGCGTGAGGGAAGCGACGACTGACCTCTACAGCAGTTCGACGTTCTCCAACACCTTGCGTTTTGAGGGAATTTAGGGCTGGGGTTTCAATTTGGGAAACCATAAGGCATGTCACGATCCAGTCAGGGCTTTAAATCGAGCAAGTTAGGCAGTAGATGCAGAGCAGAATGCGAAATATAGCGTGTATTGCTTCCGATACCCATCATCAAACACTAGATGTGTGAGTACGTCAATGGTTGTCTAGAAGCCGTATCTCTATTACGCCAAGTCTAAGCCTAGAAAACATCTAGAGCAGGGCAGAACTAAGGAAGCTTAACAATGAACTCTCGTCAGTCTCAACTTTGTCTTAGCTCCCGCACAATGTCTTGAGCGAGATTTTTAGACCAGAGGGAATCGAAGGGACAAAGGATCTGGCGGTTTTCTGGAGAGAGCCAAACTAGCGCGTCTTCTACGTCGGCTATGCGGTAATTTTCATTGAGCAGGATGCAGGTGAGCAAGCGATGTACGGTGGTTGCTTGTTCGTCAGTGAGCACAATCATGGCTTGGCTCCTCTGTCAGCTTTCGCCAGGATAACCAGGGCTTTATTAATATCTCGAACTTTAATGCCACGCAGAGCGGTGAGGAGCGATCGCAACAAGGCGACCTCATCAGCAGAGAGTGTGACCATTGGTACAGCCTCAATATAATTGAGCTGATTCTATCCGCATAGCCGCATATACGCAATAGAGAATGGGAAAATCTGGTTTGTACGTTTGCGCTTCTACAAAGCGAGTGAGTCCCAAAAAAAGACCAGAATTGAGAATATATCTAGACTCTGACTTGGATAAGCTGGTGAAAACGATCGCCACAATTCGGGATGAGTCAATCAGTGCAGTTGTAGCGGAAGCGCTAGAGTTATGGCTGCAACAGTCTCAACAACAAGAAATTATTGAGAAGCATCGATTGGATGAGTTGGATTAAGGCTAAGCAATCTAATTGCGTTAGTAGCGATCGGGAGTATGTCACCTTTGCGAGCGAGTATTTGTACTCGTAGCTTGAAATGCTCTATTTACAAGAATTCAGCTACCTCGTTGCACTAACACTCAAGTTATGCACCTTCCAAAGTGACATGCACCCGTAGCGATCGCCGCTGAAGCAGGGTTAGAAGCAGCAGACGAGCCGATCACATAAACCTTCAACTAATACACTCAGATTGTTACTGGTATGTTATAACCGACTCAGTATTTTGCAACTACAAATTATTCACTTATTCTGTTATTCAAAAATAGTTTATGCTTCCTTCAGCCTTAAACTCAAGATTGAAACAGCTAGAGGATAACATCACGCAAGTTTTAAAGCTGCTGAGCGAGTATGAAGAAGAATTAATTGATGAGGACGATCCTGGTAGAAAGAGAAAATATCGTCGTCGCGTTGAAAGTTTGAAACAACAGAAAATCAATTATGAAGAAGAGTTTGTAGAATTACAAGCTCAGTTAACAGTAGAACACTCATCTCAAACTCGAACCATTGTCTATCAATTACAAGAAATTGATAATAAAATTGACTTACTTCTAGACAGCCAAGCTTCTCTTAGTCAAGCATTAATGCTGCACTTTAGTCCTCAAGAACAGGAATTACTTCTTCCTATCACACAGCAACTAGATAAATCTGAGTTGATAGAGATGAAAGCTTTTCTAGAAGCTGTAGATACTAACCAAGCTTCTGAAGAAGAGGTGCAGTTGATTTTAAGTGAGACTCGGCAGCTATTGAAGGAACTACAAAAACGTAATCTTGCATTACCGACGAACAATGAAGCTGTTTCTGAAATAATTAACTCTCCCACAATTGATGCGAAGCATGCATTGAAAATTTCAATTCCAGTCATTCCATTTATTCTCGCCTATGAGGGAGAAATAGGGCTAGGAACTGGGATTAATCTTAAAAAAGCTTGGCAGCACTGCAAATCGAAATTCTATAAGAGATAGGTAGGTTGCTCTGTGAATTGGCGGCAGCAGCGTCGGCAAGACCTCGAACAGCAAATGCTGAGTATTATTAAATTGCTTGGGCAAATTGAGCAAAGGCTTATCTATGAAGAAGATCCACAGACTATTGCAAAATTAAAAGCTCAAATCAACGAACTAAAAATCCAAAGAGATGATTGTCAAATTGATTTAGACTCTTCAGGTGATGAACAAGAAAGACAAAGAAAGTTAGCTGTTAGAATGGCAGATATCACTTTTGAAGATCTAAATTTCGTAATTACTGCCTTTTTAAGACAACGAGTAGTCGCTATTGAAGATCAAAATACTTCTCTACCTACCAAGCCGGAAGAAAAAATGTCAAAAAATGGCTTAACTTCTGGCATAAAGTTGTTGTTGGACACAGGGCTCGCAAAAACAAGCGAAGTAAGGCATCTAATTGAAAATAATGCAAAGATTAACTTTCCTGATGTACCAGAGCGACTAAAATCAGCACTAAATTCTGAGTATTTTAGACTTATAGAAGAGGGTATTCGCGGTGATGATTTATTCATGCGCTTGCATGAGTTCTCAAGCTGTAACAACTCTGACTTTAGATGGCAACTAGCAGGCTTAGCAGTCTTGTGCTACTTTTTCGAAACTTGTGATGTCTTTGAGCCATGATTTTACCTACTAAGCACATCTCAACTCGAAACTCATTATTAGGAGTTGGTGCTACAATTGTAGAACACTTGAACTATCCTCGGACGGTAACTTCCCTCTGGAGTGATCTCTCTAAGGTTCCAGAGGTCGCTACATTTGAGCGATTTGTTCTAGCCCTTGACCTTTTATATATGATTGGAGCAATTGAGCTAGAAGAAGGGTTGCTCCACAAGCGTCATCAATGATTAACGCTGTCTTTGCTAATAAAGCTTCATTTAAAGCTATTGAGTTTACACCTGGCTTTAACGTAATTCTTGCTGATCGTACAGAGACCTCTGGTGCTAGAGATTCACGTAATGGACTTGGAAAATCAACTTTAATTGAAATCATCCACTTTTGCTTGGGTTCAAGTCCGCGAAAAGGTACAGGACTTAGAGTGTCAGCTCTGAGAGGGTGGGCTTTCAGTCTAAACCTAACTTTAGCAAATCAAGAAGTGGTTGTTACTCGAAGTGTTGATGAACCTTCCACTGTGACTATTCATGGAGACACTAGTACCTGGATCATTCAGCCAAGAACTGAGAAAAATGAAAAGTTTTTCAGAATAGAAGATTGGAAAAAAGTTCTCGGTGCATTGGTCTTTGGCTTACCAATAGATGAAGAGAGACAATTTGCGCCTAATTTTCGTAGCTTAATTTCCTACTTCATTCGCCCTGAGAAAGATGCGTTTTCTACTCCTTTTGAATACTTCAGAAAACAACCAGAGTGGCAAAAGCAAGTTTTTAATACCTTTTTATTAGGTCTTGCTTGGGAGGATGCAAGTGATTGGCAAGGAATCAAAGAGCAAGAAAAGCTTCTTGATAGCCTTAAGAAATTGAAAAATACTAATCAAACTGGCGTCGCAACAAAGATTCTTGGTTCTTTAGGTGAGTTAGAAGCCACTAGAGTTAGAGTTGAACAACAGCTTCAGAGAAGGCGTGAAGAACTTAATAACTTTCGCGTACATCCTCAATATGCTGATCTACAGCAAGAAGCAGATCTTCTAACTGCCGAGATTCATGAAATTACTAACGAAAACATATTTAATCGTCAAATACTAACTTTTTATCAATCAAGCCTTGAACAGGAAAGTGAACCATCTCAAAGCGACGTAGCTCGGCTATATGAGAGTGCTGGCGTTGAGCTTCCTAGTTTAGTAATTCGTCGTTTGGAAGAAGTAGAAAATTTTCATCATCAAATCGTTGAAAACCGACGTGAGTTTCTTTCAGCCGAAGTTAAGCGTCTTAGACGGACTATTACAGATTTTGATAAAATTATCAGGGAAAAAACTAACCAACGTGCCTCTAGACTTGAAGTACTGCAAACTCATGGTGCATTGGAGGAGTATACAAGGCTCCAAGAGTTATATTTAGAGACTCGATCTAGTCTAAATGATATCAATCAGCGTATTGATGAACTGCGAAAGGTCGAAGAAGGAAAAAGTTCATTACGAATAGAAAGAGAGTTATTGAAGCAGAGAGCACTTCGAGATCTCGAAGAACGTCATGCTCAAGCTGAACGAGCAATCACACTATTTAATGCAAACTCACAAGCCCTTTACGATGCTCCAGGAACTCTTGCAATTAATGTAGGTTCAAGTGGCTTTCAATTTAATGTTGAGATTGAAAGAGATCGTAGTGAAGGCATCGGAAAGATGAAAATTTTTTGCTATGATTTGATGCTTGCACAGCTATGGTCACAACGTGATCCATCACCAAATGTTCTCATCCATGACAGTACGATCTTTGATGGAGTAGATGAACGGCAAGTAGCTTTAGCTCTTGAATTAGCTGCTAGAGAATCAGAACGGCTTGGGTTCAAATATATTTGTACTCTTAACTCAGATATGGTTCCTTCAGCAGAATTCTCGCCTGAATTCAACTTTGATTCTTTTGTGAGACTAAGACTCACTGATGATGAAGGGGGAAACTTGCTTGGAATCAGTTTCTAATGATGTAAACAGTTCAGTTAGTGAAAGACAGGTTATTAGCGATCGCGCCTTCTTCTTAAACTATTACTGTGCCGCCAAAACCTGAGCAACCGTTAGCTTCAAAGCAGGAAATGTCGGAGATTGGATGATAGATTCATCCGTAAAGATTGCCTCATCATAACGACCTTCATTCAACTGGCAGGTCGTTACTTTTGCCTCTAGCGGATCAACAATCCAATACTCAGGAATTTCTAAAACACTATACTCGCTGTACTTAGCCCGATAATCTGCCGATTTGGTAGACTCACTCACCACTTCCACAACCAACAACGGAGGGGGTTCACTCAAGTTAATCACAGCCTCTCGATCGGCCATTGCTTCCCATTGAGCGATCGCTAAAACTGTGACATCAGGAATTCTAGACGTATCCCAACGCCCGCCACGAGGTGCTTGTTTTTCAACATCAGCCTTTCAAAATGGGCGATACTGGTTTCGAACCAGTGACCTCTTCCGTGTGAAGGAAGCGCGCTACCACTGTGCTAATCGCCCGTGAACTCCTAATTTACCACAGGCAGGGAGCAGGAACAATTAGCGAAGTGAGAATTAAGCGCCTTGGGGGTATTCATCCCACAGTGCGGTGGTCTGGCGCAAGCTGCGGTGATCGCCATTGCCAATAATGAGGTGGTCTAGCAAGGGAATCGCTAAGAACTGTGCTCCCATCAGCAATTGGCGAGTTAAGGCGATATCTTCCGTGCTAGGTTCGGTGCTGCCCGAAGGATGGTTATGAGCCACAATCACGCGAGTTGCGCCTTGGCGAATCACTTCGCGAAAAATATCTCTGGGGTGAGCTAAAGTTTCGGTTGCAGTGCCGATGGTGATCACTTGTGTCCCCAGTAAGCGATGCTTCACATCGAGGAGGATCACGGCAAAGCGTTCTTGGTTCTGCCACATTAAGTCGTGGCTCAGAGCAGCGGCGGCAGATTCAGGACTATCGATCACAGTGCGCTCTCCAGGTCTAGATTGAAATGTTCGCTTCCCTAACTCGATCGCCGCCAAAATCGTGGTTGCCTTGGCTGGCCCAATACCAGAAATTTTGGTTAAATCCAGCGCATTCACATCGCGCAGCACTTCCAGCGGGTCGCGTTGGTGCTGGCTGAGTTCTTGCAGAATATATTGGCCCAAGCCGATCGCTGATAGTTTTCCTGGCCCCTGACCTGTCCCTAGCAAAATGGCGAGTAACTCAGCTGTAGCTAACCCTTTAGCCCCTTGCATCAAGAGTCGCTCCCGTGGGCGTTCATTGGTCGGTAGATCAGCAACCCTGAGGCAGTAGGTCATAGAAATGTACGCATCACTCAACCATCGTCTTTTCAGTTATCCCGATTCAGGCCGCTCAATTGACACAAAGGACAGTGGAGCGTTGAAAGTAGATTGAATGCTAGTTAATCGCTACCTCTCTTGATCCTTTTCCAGTCTGTCTATCGGCCTTAAGGCTGAGCCTGCTCTGTCTAGGAACTTCCGCCTGGAGACCGAAGACCTTCGACTGGAACTAGGGTTGAGTATAAAGGAGAGCGATCGCTGATTTAATCGCCCCTGTTTATCTCTACTTTTTTAACAACGACTTAGGAGCCTGTTAGTGACCACCCAATATTCCATGCCGCCAGAGGAGCTGAAGTCAGCCAACCTGCACACTCCTACGGATCTGGATGAGCAAATGATCGATAAGGTCTTGGAAGAAGCCAACCGAGCGATTGACCAAGGTAAGGCAGGCGTCGGAGCCTTGATTTTATGGCGTGGCGAAATCTTGGCTTTAGGACACAACACGTTTGAAGAAACAGGCGACATGACCGCTCATGGTGAGATGACGGTGCTACGTCAAGCGGCTAGACGTTTGAGCCAGATGAGCGCAGAGGAGAAAGCAGATCTCAGCATCTACGTCACCTTAGAACCTTGCTTGATGTGCTTGTCAGCTATTTCGTTTGTGGGCATTAAGCGCGTGGTCTATTCGGCCTTAGCGGAGGATGCCAATGAGGAGCAATGGGTAGCGCGTGGCATCAGTCTTGATAAGCTCAACTCTTCCCTGGTCAGGGGGCCGTTAGAGTTGGTAGCTGGAGTTAAACGGGAAGCTGGTAAAGCGATTTTGGCCCGAATGCACAAACGCTCGTGAGGCTAAGTTGCTTCCACTTCGGGCATCAGATCCGGGCATAAGAGAGAAAACGTAACAAGAATTTTGTAACTTACGCAATCTGGCTCAAGCCACATCTGGTAAATTTGGGCATGCTAGGACAAGAAGCGATCGGGAGCTTTTAGCATGTCTATCGTGCCCAATAGTATTAGCCGCAAGGAACTACTCAAGCTGTGGGTTGATACTCTCTCTGGTTTGACCCCAGAACAAAAAGATATTGTGTTGGATGCCTTTACTCAACTCCATCGAGTTGCAGCTTTTGAGCACCAGCTAACTTGATGGAGTTGTTGGCGGATTAATACCCCTGAGCCGCTACTAACATGTGGTAGGCAACTAACAACTGAGTCAGCGCTAAGGGGTTACTTTGTAACATTTCTCCCGTTGTCCCTGCAATCTTGCCCAACTCAGGGTTGATTTCGCGATCGCAGAAATGCCCCATTTGCGGCATTTCGTTACACAGAATTGTTTCTAGATCGTGGACCTGTTCCTGCGTAGCTTGTCCTGCTACCTCTAAGACATCCACTGGTTTGCCCATATCGCGATCGAGTCCTAGGCTAACGGCAGGCATAGGATCGGGACTGCGTTGGTTCAAGATCTGGCTAAATTCTGGGTGCGGAATGGTGGGTCTGAGGACGAGACGGACGTTTAGATGTGAGTTGGTTTCCTCTGAAGTCGTCTCTGGCGGATAGAAGCTAACCACCACGTCAGCCCATTGCCGTTGGGGTCGGATAAACTCCTCGGAGTCTGGCTCTCTTTTTTCTAGTTCAGCCAGGACTTGGTCTTTGCTATAGCCTCGCTTGAGTGTGTCCCGCTTTACCTTCCACTGTGTCCGCAGAGGCTCTGGCGGCGCTAGATAAACTTTGACATCGTAGCAATCACGAGCTTCGCGGGTTGAGTAGCCCAGCAACCCTTCCACTACAACATAGCGGCTCGGTTTGATGTAGACAGGAGCTTCGAAGGTGCCTGTTTTGTGGCTATAAATCGGCTTCAGGATCGGTTGGCCTGAGCGCAGTAGAGCGAGGTGCTGCTGCATGATGTCGAGATGGTTGCAGTCAGGATGTAGCGCCGTAATGCCCATCTCAGCTCGCTGGCGGCGATCGTAACGGTGGTAGTCATCGGTACAAATGACCGTGACATTCTCTGGGCCTAGAACCTGAGCAATTCCTTTGGTCAAGGTGGTTTTTCCGGCGGCACTATCTCCCACAATGCCAAGGATGATCGGACGTTCTGACATGGTTCCTCCCAGATAAGAGCCGCCTGTGCAGTTGCTCGAAATTGGTCTCATTGTAGGCAGGAATACCAGGGGAAGCAATGTGACGTAGTTCAAATACAAGTTTGGGGCATTAACTTGAGGGTCAGATTCAAGAGTTGACCAACTCAGTACCGTACTGTCGGAAGAGTCGATTTTCTTTCAGCCGATAGAGACTAGAAGAGATAAAAGTTTGTCACTTTAAGAACAAGACTTCAGTAATTTCTTTAAAGCGATTGGTAAAAACCTATGTTTGGGGCGAATCAAATCAAGACGGCATCTCTTTTGGGTTTGCTGAGTGGGCTGATTGTTTTAGGTGCTTATTATCTAGTGGGTAATGAGCAAGGGCTGTTTTTAGGGTTGGGGATTGCTGCCTTTACCAGTTTTAGCTCTTGGTATTACTCAGATAAGGCCGCCTTGGCTGCGTACCAAGCACAGCCCTTAGCCCGTGAGGAAGCTCCAGAACTTTATGACATGGTGGCTTCGTTGAGCGATCGCGCTGACATTCCGATGCCAAAGTTGTTTCTAGTGCCGACCGAATCGCCCAATGCGTTTGCCACAGGTCGTGACCCAGAGCACTCGGCGATCGCGGTGACTCAAGGCATTGTTAACTTGCTCTCTCGCGAAGAACTCGAAGGAGTGATTGCCCACGAGCTGACTCATGTCCGTAACCGAGACACGCTGACTCAAGCGGTAGCAGGTACTTTGGCGGGGGCGATTACCTTTCTCGGTCGCATCCTCACCTTTGGTGCTTTGTACGGCCCTGTGACTCGTGACACTCGTCGGGGTGGTAACCCGTTTGCCATTTTATTTTTGATTATCTTGGCTCCCTTGGCCGCAGGTTTAATTCAGTTCGCTATTTCTCGGACTAGAGAATTTGCCGCAGACCAAGGCTCAGCCGAGATCACTGGTAACCCTGCTGCGTTAGCCAGCGCCCTAGAGAAGCTGGAAGAGATGGGTCTTCGCATTCCCATGAATGGCAATCCTGCTCTATCTCCCTTGCTTATTATCAATCCACTCTCAGCTCAAGGGTTACAGTCTCTTTTTCGCACTCACCCACCTACCGAGGAGCGAATCAAGCGCTTGCTAGAACTAGCCCAACAAAAGCAAGCCGTGACTCCAGCCTTGGTTTAGCCGTCTGCGCAGGAGCTTGATATCAAATTCTGCAAACCCTAAAAGCAAACTTGCAAAGTCAACAAAAAAACCACCGTCTTTAAGCAAGCGGTGGTTTTTTGTTGGTCTGTTGCACTTTTCGAACTCGCTTAAGTGGCTAACCTACCCTTAGATAGATAACCATATAGCAGCTGCAAAGATAATTTTTTATTAAATTTAGAGAGAGACAATTAGAAAAGTGCTTTCTAATTTCTAACTAGAGCGATCGCGTCCCTAAACCATCTAAACGATTTAAGGCAGTGATTGTGAGGAGTCGCTAGGATTAACCTCCGGGGGAAAGACAAATAGCTCTTTGCCCGCGAGCAAAGCTCTACGGTGCAGTGCGATCGCCTCTGCCAAACGACAAAACATAATTGGAATCCATCTGCCACTGTAAAAGTAGACAACGACTTCATGGGTTGTGTACTCTGCCAACGGGAGTGGACTTCGCCAAGGCGAAATCACCCTAACATCACCTCCAAAGCAATCATGCTTAAATTTTGAGCTGAAGAAATAATTTCTGTCGCCCACCGTAAGTATTAAGTTTTAAGTTTCTGGAATAAACGGATAGCGATCGCTGCTTCAGAGTTAATGGTTTAGCAGGATAGAGCAGCCATGACACAGACAGCAGCTTGGGACATTGTGGTAGTGGGTAGCGCCAATAGTGATTACTTGATTCGCGGCCCCAAACTGCCACAACCCGGAGAAACGATTCAAGGAGAAACATTTCTAGCGGCACCTGGCGGAAAAGGTGCTAACCAAGCAGTTGCGGTGGCTCGTTTAGGTGCTCGTGTTGCCTTTGTCGCTCGCATTGGTCAAGATGAGCGAGGCCAAACCTTAATTGCAAATCTGCAAGCCCAAGGGGTTGATACTCGTTATTTAATTCAAGATCCGCACGCTGCCACTGGAGTGGCGCTGATTATGGTGGGGCAGGGGGGTGAAAAACAGATTCTGACTGCTCCCGGTGCAAACCATCAGCTAGGAATTGCAGATATTGAGGCCGCCCAAGCCGCGATCGCCTCGACGAAAGTGGTTTTGGCTCAACTGGAATCGCCTTTAGCCATAGTGCAGGCAGCGTTTCAGCTGGCTCGTGAAGCAGGGGCTCGGACAGTCCTCGATCCTGCTCCGGCTGTGCCTCTCTCTGATGAGCTTCTGCAACTGATTGATCTGATTCGCCCCAACTCCTCAGAAGCAGAGGTGATCACGGGGGTGAAAGTCACAGACCCAGATTCTGCTCGTCAGGCAGCTGCCATTCTACTTCAGCGAGGCCTAGGAGCAGTGGCAGTGCAAGCGGGGGATGCGGGTAATTTGTTGATTTGGCCAGAGGGAGAATGTTGGTTGCCCAAGGTGCCTGTGCAGAGTATTGATGCCACAGGAGCAGGAGATGCTTTTGCTGCGGCGATCGCGGTGGCTCTAGCCGAAAATCGGCCTTGGTCAGAGGCAGGGCGGTTTGCTAATGCCGCAGCGGCGATCGCCACGACAGGCTTTGGGGCACAAACGGCCTTACCCACTAGGGCAGCAATTATGAATTTGCTAGCGACGAACCCAGCTTCATCTCCTGTTCAATCTCCTTCTGGAGATAGGTGAGCTGAAACGAGAACCTCGACAAATTTGAAGGTAGACGTATGGTGCCCACTCCTGCCCAAGCTGGGAGTCACTTTAGAGCAGGGGCATGGCTTGGAGTGAGACCGTAAACCGTTTCTCAAAGAACTATTTCTAGAAGAACTAATGAGTAACCTGCTTGGACACACAGAATGGGTGATCGCTGAGGGCTACATTCCAGCCTATGGCAACGGGCCTGAGCCTCAATTTACCAGCCATGAAACTGCTTGCATCCTCAACACCACCGACCAGGATGCGCATGTAGAAATCATGATTTATTTCAGCGATCGCAAACCTGTAGGGCCTTACCGGGTGACAGTTCCTGCTCAGCGCACCCATCATATGCGCTTTAACGACCTTACCGATCCAGCCCCAATTCCTCTAGATACGGATTACGCCAGCGTGTTTGAGTCTGATGTGCCAATTGTGGTGCAGCATACGCGGCTAGACTCTCGACAAGCTGAGAACGCCCTCATGAGTACGGTCGCCTATGCCAGTGGTCGCTAAGCCATTCCTTTCTCGTCTAAGGTGC
Proteins encoded in this window:
- a CDS encoding NAD(P)/FAD-dependent oxidoreductase — its product is MSVEYDLVVIGGTPAGGYAARMAAELKARVAWVVPETWGEADSEPSEITHYALAHLGQMSQQVYQSQFFLSGQATDAGALTLAGHWPIMGQWIQRVAANWEEQTSPTVLSALGVEVIFSAGQFCRRPRFAFSVSDRLLRARSYLLALESGPVVPEIAGLSSTGFLSVAQVGGWFANQTLPKSVVILGGDPTGIALAQALVRLNAQVTLVVESDRILPHEDAEVAFLLQAQLEATGVRILTDTPVTQVRQIEQQKWVQVGNQAIAADEIVLAMGQQPQVESLNLEAAGVQWSAQGVRCNQKLQTTNSRVYVCGNPIAGNVLPHVAQYEAAIALKNALFFPRYRANYQGIPLTLATAPALARVGLTEQAARQRYGKQVLVLRQDFKALAKAQIRGEITGLCKVVVHRNGSILGAHILGPEASELMAVMALAMRQQLKIEAIADLTTASPTFAEILSQTAVEWQLHRFKHNSMWQNFLEAWLNFRRSWSS
- a CDS encoding dCTP deaminase; this translates as MIKNDTWITAMAAKGMIVPFEPQLVREVSGDANLAIRPVISYGLSSYGYDIRLSPAEFRIFRHIPGTVIDPKNFNPENLEPTKLHTDSNGSYFVLPAHSYALGVALERLEVPTNATVICIGKSTYARAGIIANLTPAEAGWRGHLTLEFSNSSSADCRIYANEGVVQLLFLEGEPCAVSYETRRGKYQDQPEAVTLARV
- a CDS encoding P-loop NTPase family protein, which translates into the protein MVSQIETPALNSLKTQGVGERRTAVEVSRRFPHAIEGLVQVFTCSHRSFFTSVMAQALRIAGQGTSVLVVQFLKGGIGQGYDHPVRLGQNLDWIRCDLPRCIDTPHLDETEMRSLLDLWHHTQAVVMQGKYDLVVLDELSLAINFDLIAETEVLAFLQKRPSHVDVILTGPEMPQAILDVADQITELRRSHQP
- a CDS encoding DUF2326 domain-containing protein is translated as MINAVFANKASFKAIEFTPGFNVILADRTETSGARDSRNGLGKSTLIEIIHFCLGSSPRKGTGLRVSALRGWAFSLNLTLANQEVVVTRSVDEPSTVTIHGDTSTWIIQPRTEKNEKFFRIEDWKKVLGALVFGLPIDEERQFAPNFRSLISYFIRPEKDAFSTPFEYFRKQPEWQKQVFNTFLLGLAWEDASDWQGIKEQEKLLDSLKKLKNTNQTGVATKILGSLGELEATRVRVEQQLQRRREELNNFRVHPQYADLQQEADLLTAEIHEITNENIFNRQILTFYQSSLEQESEPSQSDVARLYESAGVELPSLVIRRLEEVENFHHQIVENRREFLSAEVKRLRRTITDFDKIIREKTNQRASRLEVLQTHGALEEYTRLQELYLETRSSLNDINQRIDELRKVEEGKSSLRIERELLKQRALRDLEERHAQAERAITLFNANSQALYDAPGTLAINVGSSGFQFNVEIERDRSEGIGKMKIFCYDLMLAQLWSQRDPSPNVLIHDSTIFDGVDERQVALALELAARESERLGFKYICTLNSDMVPSAEFSPEFNFDSFVRLRLTDDEGGNLLGISF
- a CDS encoding Uma2 family endonuclease, which gives rise to MPDVTVLAIAQWEAMADREAVINLSEPPPLLVVEVVSESTKSADYRAKYSEYSVLEIPEYWIVDPLEAKVTTCQLNEGRYDEAIFTDESIIQSPTFPALKLTVAQVLAAQ
- the radC gene encoding DNA repair protein RadC, with translation MTYCLRVADLPTNERPRERLLMQGAKGLATAELLAILLGTGQGPGKLSAIGLGQYILQELSQHQRDPLEVLRDVNALDLTKISGIGPAKATTILAAIELGKRTFQSRPGERTVIDSPESAAAALSHDLMWQNQERFAVILLDVKHRLLGTQVITIGTATETLAHPRDIFREVIRQGATRVIVAHNHPSGSTEPSTEDIALTRQLLMGAQFLAIPLLDHLIIGNGDHRSLRQTTALWDEYPQGA
- a CDS encoding nucleoside deaminase, which produces MTTQYSMPPEELKSANLHTPTDLDEQMIDKVLEEANRAIDQGKAGVGALILWRGEILALGHNTFEETGDMTAHGEMTVLRQAARRLSQMSAEEKADLSIYVTLEPCLMCLSAISFVGIKRVVYSALAEDANEEQWVARGISLDKLNSSLVRGPLELVAGVKREAGKAILARMHKRS